A stretch of Cellulosilyticum sp. I15G10I2 DNA encodes these proteins:
- the rsgA gene encoding ribosome small subunit-dependent GTPase A produces the protein MVQGTIIKGIAGFYYVEADQTIYECKARGKFRKDNIVPLIGDNVLITLGTEENSGDKYQVAVIEEILDRKNSLIRPPVANIDQAIVVFSVTYPEIHLDLLDRFLITIEKENITPYIVLNKIDDGKEEDYHNVVETYTQVGYEVLCLSAKKAINIELLKAKLKDRTTVFAGPSGVGKSTLLNTIEKGLSLETGEMSHKIKRGKHTTRHVELIPLSMGGFVLDTPGFTSLQLEGIDKDDLRYYFREFKIYEGLCKFNGCSHTHEPGCAVKQALETGKVLKPRYDSYITYYNQLQDIRRW, from the coding sequence ATGGTACAAGGTACTATTATAAAGGGCATTGCAGGATTTTATTATGTAGAAGCTGATCAGACAATCTATGAGTGTAAAGCACGAGGTAAATTTAGAAAAGATAATATTGTCCCCTTAATAGGGGATAATGTTCTGATTACATTAGGTACAGAAGAAAATTCTGGAGATAAATACCAAGTCGCAGTCATAGAAGAGATACTAGATAGAAAAAATAGCTTGATAAGGCCCCCGGTTGCAAATATTGACCAAGCCATTGTTGTATTTTCGGTAACTTATCCAGAAATTCATTTAGATCTCCTAGATAGATTTCTGATTACGATTGAAAAAGAAAATATTACACCTTATATCGTTCTTAATAAGATTGATGATGGCAAGGAAGAAGACTACCACAATGTGGTAGAGACTTATACACAAGTGGGCTATGAAGTCTTATGCCTATCCGCAAAAAAGGCAATCAATATTGAACTTCTAAAAGCAAAACTAAAAGATCGGACTACTGTTTTTGCAGGACCTTCAGGTGTAGGCAAATCTACATTATTAAATACAATTGAAAAAGGATTAAGTCTAGAAACAGGCGAAATGAGCCATAAGATTAAAAGAGGTAAACACACTACAAGGCATGTAGAGCTTATTCCACTTAGTATGGGTGGGTTTGTTCTGGATACGCCAGGTTTTACCTCTCTTCAATTAGAAGGTATTGATAAAGATGATTTGAGATATTATTTTAGAGAGTTCAAAATTTACGAGGGATTATGCAAATTTAATGGATGCTCACATACACATGAACCTGGGTGTGCAGTTAAACAAGCCTTGGAAACTGGTAAGGTTTTAAAACCGAGATATGACAGTTATATAACTTATTATAATCAATTACAAGATATAAGGAGATGGTAA
- the pknB gene encoding Stk1 family PASTA domain-containing Ser/Thr kinase yields the protein MMITPGTILGDRYEVIEKIGAGGMSIVYKAKCNRLQRFVAIKVLREEFVTDEEFVAKFRKEALAAASLSHPNIVGIYDVGSDQDLHYIVMEYVEGKTLKDLIAEEGPFDSKMVLEFGVQIVSALRHAHRKKIIHRDIKPQNILVTHDNVLKVTDFGIAKAVDSSTVVATGNAIGSVHYFSPEQAKGKYVNETSDLYSSGIVLFELATRKLPFEADSHISIALKHINEDLPLPTTFNPDVMPNLEKLILKATHKSQAARYQNADEMLKDMKGILGNPGYIVESNEVSDHTILLTDVETEYIRNNGNKLNKNTSLKSSSIYTEGPNLEVKEEEEEEISTLYKVLVSVGGVLATLVLISIITVALVVWLPGMNKSKEVLVPNLTGKTLEQAENLLKSYKLKLSVIGEEATDTVPEGTVFKQNPGENNRVKPNTVIEVTLAGEVTAEEPDRTIPDLIGLDRLSAEKLLNEYGLSYDIEGAYDNIVEVGKIMDQTPVSGGRISPETRVTLIVSKGPQVVLANVPNLANMTVQDAEISLRNEKLRLGARKEDYSDTVSQGLIISQTVSPNRQVEEGTAIDVVISKGKKEEVQPEPEETIPDTPKPSDNNVVTKIFTLANIPFDIETKDVYHVMIKLTTEDGSKIVFDQQVNKDQFPLNIPIKGKGKGTLDTYFDGKTIPSYQDEIDFNEV from the coding sequence ATGATGATAACACCAGGAACGATACTAGGGGATCGCTATGAAGTTATTGAAAAGATAGGCGCAGGTGGTATGTCTATCGTTTATAAAGCAAAGTGCAATAGATTGCAAAGATTTGTAGCCATTAAAGTGCTTCGCGAAGAGTTTGTTACAGATGAGGAATTTGTAGCTAAATTTAGAAAAGAAGCCTTAGCAGCAGCGAGTCTTTCGCATCCTAATATTGTAGGTATTTATGATGTAGGGAGTGATCAAGACCTGCATTATATTGTAATGGAATATGTGGAAGGTAAGACTTTAAAAGATCTGATTGCCGAAGAGGGACCATTTGACTCTAAAATGGTGTTAGAGTTTGGTGTACAAATTGTATCAGCACTAAGACATGCCCATAGAAAAAAGATTATTCATAGAGATATTAAACCTCAAAATATATTAGTAACTCATGATAATGTTTTAAAAGTTACTGATTTTGGTATTGCTAAAGCCGTTGATTCTTCTACTGTTGTGGCAACGGGTAATGCCATCGGTTCAGTGCATTATTTTTCTCCAGAGCAGGCTAAAGGCAAATATGTTAATGAAACAAGTGATTTGTATTCATCTGGTATTGTGCTATTTGAACTTGCCACAAGAAAATTACCTTTTGAAGCAGATTCGCATATTTCAATAGCACTTAAGCATATTAATGAAGATTTACCACTGCCTACTACATTTAACCCTGATGTCATGCCTAACTTGGAAAAGCTTATTTTAAAAGCAACGCATAAAAGCCAAGCAGCAAGATATCAAAATGCAGATGAGATGCTAAAAGACATGAAAGGTATCCTGGGTAATCCTGGATACATTGTAGAAAGTAATGAAGTATCGGATCATACGATCTTGTTAACAGATGTTGAAACTGAATATATCAGAAATAATGGTAATAAATTGAATAAAAATACCAGCCTTAAAAGTTCAAGTATTTATACGGAAGGTCCAAATCTAGAGGTAAAAGAAGAAGAGGAAGAAGAAATTTCTACACTTTATAAAGTACTTGTGAGTGTAGGCGGAGTATTAGCTACTTTAGTATTAATATCTATTATTACTGTAGCGCTTGTTGTATGGCTTCCTGGGATGAATAAATCAAAGGAAGTACTTGTACCTAATCTTACAGGTAAAACGTTAGAGCAAGCTGAAAATCTTCTTAAATCCTATAAATTAAAGTTAAGTGTTATAGGTGAAGAAGCAACTGATACAGTACCTGAAGGAACTGTTTTTAAACAAAATCCTGGTGAGAATAACCGTGTGAAGCCTAATACAGTGATAGAGGTTACACTAGCTGGAGAGGTTACAGCTGAAGAACCAGACAGAACCATACCTGATTTAATTGGATTAGATCGGCTGAGTGCTGAAAAACTCTTAAATGAGTATGGTCTATCCTATGATATCGAAGGTGCCTATGATAACATTGTTGAAGTAGGTAAGATTATGGATCAAACACCAGTATCTGGGGGACGTATCTCACCAGAAACAAGAGTAACGCTCATTGTAAGTAAAGGTCCTCAGGTGGTATTAGCCAATGTGCCTAATCTAGCAAATATGACGGTACAGGATGCAGAGATAAGTCTGCGCAATGAAAAGTTAAGGCTAGGAGCACGTAAAGAAGATTATAGTGATACAGTTTCCCAAGGTCTAATTATCAGTCAAACAGTTAGTCCTAACAGACAAGTTGAAGAAGGGACTGCAATTGATGTGGTGATCAGCAAAGGCAAGAAAGAAGAAGTTCAGCCTGAGCCGGAGGAAACAATACCAGATACACCAAAGCCATCAGATAACAACGTTGTTACTAAAATATTTACGTTAGCCAATATACCTTTTGATATTGAAACAAAAGACGTTTATCATGTGATGATTAAACTTACAACTGAAGATGGCTCTAAAATAGTTTTTGATCAACAAGTTAATAAAGATCAATTCCCATTGAATATTCCTATAAAAGGAAAAGGAAAAGGTACGCTAGACACTTATTTTGATGGGAAGACGATACCGTCTTATCAGGATGAAATTGACTTTAATGAGGTGTAG
- a CDS encoding Stp1/IreP family PP2C-type Ser/Thr phosphatase, with the protein MNSVIAIGKVDIGKKRKKNEDALFVSDKPVGILPNLYIVADGMGGHKAGGTASKLAIESFCSYVETHDTLDIKTREDIIRLIKMGILHANHMIYEQAMHDESYKGMGTTFTVATVIEDILYLAHVGDTRLYLINRNSIFQATTDHSLVQEMLTQGYISEIELKEHPQRHIITRAVGTYEKVKIDTLMYDMGKVEYIILCSDGLTSMITDSVIHKIVYDHEEDLEKIVDTLIQEANEQGGLDNIAVVIAKKYEVNK; encoded by the coding sequence GTGAATAGCGTGATAGCTATTGGCAAAGTAGATATTGGCAAGAAAAGAAAAAAAAATGAAGATGCTTTATTTGTTTCAGATAAGCCTGTAGGCATTCTACCTAATCTATACATTGTGGCAGATGGCATGGGTGGGCATAAAGCTGGTGGAACAGCGAGCAAACTAGCTATTGAATCTTTTTGCAGCTATGTTGAGACACATGATACACTGGATATTAAAACAAGAGAAGATATTATAAGACTTATTAAAATGGGCATTTTGCATGCTAACCATATGATTTACGAACAGGCAATGCATGATGAGAGCTATAAAGGCATGGGTACCACCTTTACTGTGGCAACTGTCATTGAGGATATTTTATATTTAGCCCATGTGGGTGATACGCGTTTGTATCTTATCAATCGTAATAGTATTTTTCAAGCAACTACTGATCACTCGTTGGTTCAGGAAATGCTTACACAGGGTTATATTTCAGAAATTGAACTTAAAGAGCATCCACAAAGGCACATTATTACGCGGGCGGTTGGTACATATGAAAAAGTAAAGATAGATACTTTGATGTATGATATGGGTAAAGTAGAGTATATCATATTATGTTCAGACGGCCTCACATCTATGATTACGGATTCTGTTATACACAAGATTGTATATGATCATGAAGAAGATTTAGAAAAGATAGTAGATACATTAATACAAGAAGCAAATGAACAAGGCGGATTAGATAATATAGCAGTTGTAATTGCAAAGAAATACGAGGTGAACAAATGA
- the rlmN gene encoding 23S rRNA (adenine(2503)-C(2))-methyltransferase RlmN, with amino-acid sequence MNDITSKDLTTLQELMKTYGESAFRAKQLFEWLHKKMIWDYDEMTNIPHGLREKLKQDYPIIQMKIAKKYTSQLDGTIKYLFELQDSHIIEGVLMRYKHGNSICISSQVGCRMGCKFCASTIGGLVRNLSAGEMLAQIYKVQEDIKERISNIVIMGSGEPLEKLDITMQFIQLINSKLGQNIGQRHITLSTCGLVPAIYELADMMMQVTLAVSLHAPTDEKRKRIMPIAHKYLIADILKACRYYTEKTSRRITFEYALIEGENDTEEDARELGKLLSGLLCHVNLIPVNQVEERTYKSSHVSSIEKFMKLLSAYGIQTTLRRKLGSDIDAACGQLRNRYIKERGE; translated from the coding sequence ATGAACGATATTACAAGCAAAGATTTAACGACGCTGCAAGAGCTTATGAAAACTTATGGAGAAAGTGCCTTTAGAGCTAAGCAGCTTTTTGAGTGGCTTCATAAAAAGATGATATGGGATTACGATGAAATGACCAACATTCCCCATGGTCTTAGAGAAAAGTTAAAGCAGGATTATCCTATCATTCAGATGAAAATAGCAAAAAAATATACTTCTCAATTAGACGGAACCATAAAATACTTGTTTGAACTCCAAGATTCACATATAATAGAAGGTGTTTTGATGCGATATAAACATGGGAATTCTATATGTATCTCATCTCAAGTAGGATGCAGAATGGGATGTAAGTTTTGCGCGTCGACTATAGGCGGACTTGTTAGAAATCTTTCAGCGGGAGAAATGCTGGCACAGATTTATAAAGTACAGGAAGACATCAAAGAGCGTATTTCTAACATTGTTATAATGGGAAGTGGTGAGCCGTTAGAAAAGCTTGATATTACGATGCAATTTATTCAGCTGATTAATAGTAAGCTTGGACAGAATATTGGGCAAAGACACATTACATTGTCTACTTGCGGACTTGTACCGGCTATTTATGAACTTGCGGATATGATGATGCAAGTTACTTTAGCTGTATCACTCCATGCACCTACAGATGAAAAAAGAAAAAGGATCATGCCTATAGCACACAAATATTTAATAGCTGATATACTAAAGGCTTGCAGATATTATACAGAAAAAACAAGCAGAAGAATTACTTTTGAGTATGCACTTATAGAGGGAGAGAATGATACAGAAGAAGATGCCAGAGAATTAGGCAAGCTTTTAAGCGGTCTTTTATGCCATGTTAATCTCATACCTGTTAATCAGGTAGAAGAGAGGACGTATAAAAGCAGCCATGTTTCAAGTATAGAGAAATTTATGAAATTATTAAGTGCATATGGTATACAAACTACCTTGCGCAGAAAGCTTGGGTCAGATATTGATGCGGCCTGTGGACAACTACGTAACAGGTATATTAAAGAGCGAGGTGAATAG
- the rsmB gene encoding 16S rRNA (cytosine(967)-C(5))-methyltransferase RsmB, with the protein MNTKNAREQVVDLLMEIEKDKTYAQLLLKQALNHTEPKSKPFITEVVYGTLKYRLKLDYIINSFSKTPIRKMKPLIRNVMRMSVYQMFYLDKVPVSAVINEAVNIVKKRKFGNLSGFINGVLREIDRNKEKIAYPDKNKDLTGYLSIIYAIPDWIIKEWLAVYPEDLVEKICSALNERARVCIRINTLCTSKKEVMEILNQENILFEPGNLLDEALYIKQVDNLQNLSSFKEGMWTVQDESAMLVAKVVRPKPGEHILDMCSAPGGKSIHMAELMQNKGEIISADVHAHKLELIEKNAKRMGVDIIKPVLQDGTLFRKEWIGAFDRVLLDAPCSGLGIMKRKPDIRYSKSLQDLKGIVQLQKALVNHAVKYVKEGGVLVYSTCTLSKPENEEMASYIADELGLELYDIADTIPKELHAYIKNQGMVQILPFVADTDGFFIAAFKKKRI; encoded by the coding sequence ATGAATACTAAAAACGCAAGAGAACAAGTTGTGGATCTACTTATGGAGATAGAAAAAGATAAAACTTATGCACAACTTCTGCTAAAACAAGCGTTAAATCATACAGAACCAAAAAGCAAGCCTTTTATTACTGAAGTTGTATACGGTACCTTAAAATATAGATTGAAATTAGACTATATTATTAATTCTTTTTCAAAGACACCTATCCGTAAGATGAAGCCTCTTATAAGAAACGTAATGAGAATGAGTGTTTATCAAATGTTTTATTTAGATAAAGTACCCGTTTCTGCTGTTATTAATGAGGCTGTTAATATTGTTAAAAAAAGAAAATTTGGTAACTTGTCAGGATTTATTAACGGGGTGCTGCGTGAGATAGATAGAAATAAAGAAAAAATAGCTTATCCTGATAAAAATAAAGATTTAACAGGTTATCTAAGCATTATTTATGCGATACCCGATTGGATTATAAAAGAATGGTTAGCGGTATATCCGGAAGACTTAGTTGAAAAGATCTGCAGTGCACTTAATGAGAGAGCCCGAGTATGTATTCGTATTAACACATTATGTACATCAAAAAAAGAAGTTATGGAAATTTTAAATCAAGAAAACATTTTATTTGAACCAGGCAATTTATTAGATGAAGCTTTGTATATTAAACAGGTAGATAATTTGCAAAATCTTTCTTCGTTTAAAGAAGGGATGTGGACGGTGCAAGATGAAAGTGCGATGTTAGTTGCTAAAGTAGTCAGACCAAAACCAGGTGAGCATATTTTAGATATGTGCAGTGCACCGGGCGGTAAATCTATTCATATGGCAGAACTTATGCAAAACAAAGGCGAAATCATAAGTGCAGACGTCCACGCTCATAAGCTTGAGCTTATTGAAAAAAATGCAAAAAGAATGGGCGTAGATATTATTAAACCCGTACTTCAAGATGGGACACTATTTCGTAAAGAATGGATAGGGGCATTTGACCGTGTGCTTTTAGATGCGCCCTGTTCGGGTCTTGGTATTATGAAGCGAAAGCCTGATATACGCTATAGCAAGAGTCTTCAGGATTTAAAGGGAATTGTTCAGCTGCAAAAGGCATTGGTTAATCATGCTGTAAAGTATGTTAAAGAAGGAGGGGTTTTAGTTTATAGTACTTGTACCCTTTCAAAGCCGGAAAATGAAGAGATGGCCTCCTATATTGCAGATGAATTAGGTTTAGAATTATACGATATAGCAGATACTATACCTAAAGAACTGCATGCTTATATCAAGAATCAAGGCATGGTTCAAATTTTACCTTTTGTAGCAGACACAGATGGGTTTTTTATAGCAGCCTTTAAGAAAAAGAGGATATAA
- a CDS encoding zinc metallopeptidase: MGFGYLGYGYGGSGIFLLMAIIIMIIPLYASMKVQNTFNKYSKIRSLSGYNGEEAAKRILMMNNINIPIKPIRGSMTDFYDPIKKELALSQTVYGANSIAALGVAAHEVGHAIQDADDYAFLRFRHALYPATNFASRLSMPLVILGLITAGPFLQIGILLFAITTLFTIITLPVEFDASKRALVSLEASGILGPQELDGAKKVLNAAALTYVAAAMVSILSLLRLILMSNRRNN; the protein is encoded by the coding sequence ATGGGTTTTGGATACTTGGGCTATGGTTATGGCGGCAGTGGAATATTTTTATTAATGGCAATTATCATTATGATTATCCCATTATATGCAAGCATGAAGGTGCAAAATACTTTTAATAAGTATTCCAAGATAAGAAGTTTATCGGGGTATAATGGAGAAGAGGCGGCAAAACGTATTTTAATGATGAATAACATTAACATTCCTATTAAGCCTATAAGAGGATCAATGACCGATTTTTATGATCCTATTAAAAAAGAACTAGCCCTCTCACAAACGGTATATGGAGCAAATTCCATTGCAGCATTAGGTGTTGCGGCCCACGAGGTAGGTCATGCCATTCAAGATGCAGATGATTATGCTTTTTTAAGATTTAGACATGCATTATATCCTGCAACTAATTTTGCAAGCAGATTGTCTATGCCGCTTGTCATTTTAGGGCTTATTACTGCAGGGCCGTTTCTTCAGATAGGTATTCTTTTATTTGCAATAACCACTTTATTTACAATTATTACACTTCCTGTTGAGTTTGATGCTTCAAAAAGAGCGTTAGTTAGCTTGGAGGCGAGCGGAATTTTAGGACCACAGGAACTAGACGGCGCCAAAAAAGTACTTAATGCAGCGGCGCTTACTTATGTTGCAGCTGCAATGGTATCTATTTTATCTTTATTAAGACTTATTTTGATGAGTAACAGAAGAAATAACTAA
- the fmt gene encoding methionyl-tRNA formyltransferase: MNIVFMGTPDFAVPTLEMLIDEKHHICAVVTQPDKPKGRGGKETMPPVKEIALKHNIPVLQPVRIKGDEVFYNDIQSLNPDLIIVVAFGQILPQNVLDIPKYGCINIHGSLLPKYRGAAPIQWSIINRDTVTGVTIMYMDQGMDTGDMLLKKEIPITQEDTYASLHDKMKIVGAQTLKEALPIITGGGLTRQKQDDTKSTYAPMISKVLGEIDWNKPSYVIDALVRGLNPWPTGYTYYKGETMKIWQVQPIDTTTEFKAGTIISADKKGICVQTGEGSLLIQEIQMPNKKRMPVSEYIKGNTIDEGIMLGI; encoded by the coding sequence ATGAATATTGTATTTATGGGAACACCAGACTTTGCTGTTCCGACGCTTGAGATGTTAATTGATGAAAAACACCATATTTGCGCAGTCGTGACACAGCCAGATAAACCAAAAGGCAGAGGTGGCAAAGAAACAATGCCTCCTGTTAAAGAAATAGCTTTAAAACATAATATCCCAGTTTTGCAGCCGGTAAGAATAAAGGGCGATGAAGTATTTTATAACGACATACAATCTTTAAATCCGGATCTTATAATAGTAGTAGCATTTGGTCAAATACTTCCACAAAATGTTCTGGATATTCCTAAGTATGGATGCATTAATATACATGGGTCACTCTTACCTAAGTATAGAGGGGCTGCGCCTATTCAATGGTCTATTATTAACAGAGATACAGTTACAGGGGTAACGATTATGTACATGGATCAAGGCATGGATACGGGTGATATGCTTCTAAAAAAAGAAATACCTATTACTCAAGAAGATACCTATGCCAGCTTACATGATAAAATGAAAATAGTAGGTGCCCAAACCTTAAAAGAAGCATTGCCTATAATAACAGGAGGCGGCCTCACAAGGCAAAAACAGGATGATACTAAAAGTACTTATGCTCCTATGATCAGTAAAGTTTTAGGAGAAATAGACTGGAATAAACCAAGTTATGTTATAGATGCGTTGGTGCGAGGTTTAAATCCTTGGCCAACTGGTTATACCTATTATAAAGGGGAGACCATGAAAATCTGGCAGGTACAGCCTATAGACACTACAACTGAATTTAAAGCTGGGACTATTATTAGTGCAGATAAAAAGGGAATATGCGTGCAAACAGGAGAGGGAAGCTTACTGATACAAGAAATACAAATGCCAAATAAAAAGCGTATGCCAGTATCAGAGTATATTAAAGGTAATACAATTGATGAAGGTATTATGCTTGGAATATAA
- the def gene encoding peptide deformylase encodes MGIRTIRTEKEEVLRKVSKSVKKFDANLWVLLEDMKETMYMADGIGLAAPQIGILRRIFIIDIGEGLIEFINPEIVEAEGEQFGEEGCLSVPKKYGQVRRANHVKIRAQDRNGEFFELEGEELMARAMLHEYDHLEGKLFVDLVEGDLIDVTDQ; translated from the coding sequence ATGGGAATAAGAACAATAAGGACAGAAAAAGAAGAGGTTCTAAGAAAAGTATCGAAATCAGTTAAAAAGTTTGACGCAAACTTATGGGTACTTTTGGAGGACATGAAAGAAACAATGTATATGGCAGACGGAATAGGCCTTGCTGCACCACAAATAGGAATATTAAGACGCATTTTTATTATTGATATAGGTGAAGGGCTCATTGAGTTTATTAATCCAGAGATAGTAGAAGCTGAAGGTGAACAGTTTGGAGAGGAAGGATGCCTTAGTGTCCCCAAAAAGTATGGGCAAGTGAGGCGGGCTAACCATGTTAAAATAAGAGCGCAAGATAGAAACGGGGAGTTTTTTGAATTAGAGGGAGAAGAACTAATGGCGAGAGCCATGCTTCATGAGTATGATCATTTAGAGGGCAAGTTATTTGTAGATCTTGTAGAAGGCGATCTAATTGATGTTACAGATCAATAA
- the priA gene encoding replication restart helicase PriA, producing the protein MHKYAQVIINFATTTEIDKIFTYKIETHLIGKVQLGHRVKVPFGRYNALQTGYVIGLQEEMEAVDYRLKAIAEMIETEPVLSLMQLDMAEFIVNYYGTSFAAAIDVILPPGLSQKPFEQGADYEDYIALTEDTGKVHNYISQNAHKKTFARQRYLLEYLLVHHKVLQKELENLPETSKSSLKTLIQNELVVKLKEEKTLIKDAINYTAFKSLNEEQFKAKQSILSMLTKKQYDTILLQGVTGSGKTEVFLYAIKEVIEMGGSAIVLVPEIALTKQTLERFQERFGNQVALTHSRMTPKERQKLYIKAKRGEISVIIGPRSAVFMPFENLKLIVVDEEHESTYKSENMPKYHAIDIAQMRMKRENGVVLLASATPSIETYYNCLSSIYQKVELNHRIGNAVLPEVITVDMRLELKRGNNGVISQQLFEAISTTLREGKQVMLLINRRGHSSFINCRSCGHVIKCKHCDVSMTYHLSSRTLECHYCGKKQPVPEKCPACNSKYIRFFGSGTEKVEEYLTEHFESYGIGRMDLDTTTGKTGHHKILEAFSLRKINLLIGTQMIAKGHDFKEVALVGIISADLSLYMQDFRSNERTFQLITQAMGRAGRSDTKGQVIIQTYNPEHIVLERIKYNNGELFYKEELKNRELMGYPPFANVFTVLISGKSEHEVIDAAHALTQYYRHYSQRGRGVFRIVGPSPAVISKVADEYRWRIIILSEERDRLLIFGKYCLQKFNTIQTRESIKIQWDINPLSMM; encoded by the coding sequence ATGCATAAGTATGCACAGGTCATTATTAACTTTGCAACGACAACAGAGATAGATAAAATCTTTACTTATAAGATAGAGACACATCTTATAGGTAAAGTGCAGTTAGGTCATAGAGTTAAAGTTCCTTTTGGCAGGTATAATGCACTGCAGACTGGGTATGTTATTGGGCTCCAAGAAGAAATGGAAGCTGTAGACTACAGACTAAAAGCCATAGCTGAAATGATTGAAACTGAACCTGTTTTATCTCTTATGCAGCTTGATATGGCTGAATTTATTGTTAATTATTATGGTACAAGCTTCGCTGCGGCTATTGACGTGATACTCCCCCCAGGTCTTTCGCAAAAACCTTTTGAGCAAGGTGCTGATTATGAAGATTATATTGCACTTACTGAAGATACTGGCAAAGTTCATAACTATATCAGTCAAAATGCTCACAAAAAAACTTTTGCACGTCAAAGATATTTATTAGAGTATTTACTGGTGCATCATAAGGTATTGCAAAAAGAACTGGAGAATCTCCCGGAAACGAGTAAATCTTCTCTCAAGACGCTTATTCAAAATGAGCTGGTGGTAAAACTTAAAGAAGAAAAAACACTGATAAAAGATGCGATTAATTATACAGCATTTAAGAGTCTTAATGAAGAACAGTTTAAGGCTAAGCAAAGCATTCTAAGCATGCTTACTAAGAAACAATACGATACGATTTTATTGCAAGGGGTAACTGGCAGCGGAAAGACGGAGGTTTTTCTTTATGCTATCAAAGAGGTCATAGAGATGGGTGGTTCAGCCATTGTACTTGTACCAGAAATTGCGCTTACCAAACAAACTTTAGAAAGATTTCAGGAAAGATTTGGCAATCAAGTTGCGCTTACTCACAGCCGTATGACCCCTAAAGAAAGGCAGAAGCTTTATATAAAGGCTAAAAGGGGAGAGATATCAGTTATTATTGGACCCAGAAGTGCAGTTTTTATGCCTTTTGAAAACTTAAAGCTTATTGTAGTTGATGAAGAACATGAATCAACTTATAAATCTGAAAATATGCCAAAGTACCATGCTATTGATATTGCCCAAATGCGGATGAAAAGAGAAAATGGTGTTGTGCTTTTAGCATCAGCAACACCTAGTATAGAAACTTATTACAATTGCCTAAGTAGCATCTACCAAAAAGTAGAACTTAATCATAGAATTGGCAATGCAGTGTTGCCGGAAGTAATTACTGTAGATATGCGCTTAGAGTTAAAACGAGGTAATAATGGGGTAATCAGTCAGCAATTATTTGAGGCAATAAGTACTACACTTAGAGAGGGCAAGCAAGTTATGCTCCTTATTAATCGCAGAGGACACTCTTCTTTTATAAATTGCAGAAGTTGTGGACATGTTATAAAGTGTAAGCACTGTGATGTATCTATGACCTATCATTTAAGCAGTCGTACGCTTGAGTGTCACTATTGTGGTAAAAAGCAGCCAGTCCCTGAAAAGTGTCCGGCTTGTAATTCAAAATATATACGCTTTTTTGGAAGTGGTACTGAAAAAGTTGAGGAGTATTTGACTGAGCATTTTGAAAGTTATGGTATAGGCCGGATGGATTTAGACACAACTACAGGTAAGACGGGACATCATAAAATTTTAGAGGCCTTTAGCCTGAGAAAAATCAATCTTTTAATAGGTACGCAAATGATAGCAAAAGGGCATGATTTTAAAGAAGTTGCATTAGTTGGTATTATTTCAGCTGACTTATCACTTTATATGCAGGATTTTAGAAGTAATGAAAGAACCTTTCAGCTCATTACTCAAGCTATGGGAAGAGCTGGAAGGAGTGACACAAAAGGCCAAGTGATTATACAAACTTATAATCCAGAACATATTGTACTCGAAAGAATCAAATATAATAATGGTGAACTTTTTTATAAAGAAGAGCTAAAAAATAGAGAACTGATGGGCTATCCTCCTTTTGCAAATGTTTTTACAGTACTGATTTCAGGAAAGAGTGAACACGAAGTTATAGATGCAGCCCATGCCCTCACGCAGTATTATCGCCACTACAGCCAAAGAGGCCGGGGGGTGTTTCGCATAGTTGGGCCGAGTCCGGCAGTTATCAGTAAAGTGGCTGATGAATATAGATGGAGAATCATTATTCTATCGGAGGAAAGAGACAGGCTGCTTATATTTGGGAAGTATTGTCTTCAAAAATTTAATACTATTCAAACCCGCGAAAGCATAAAAATACAATGGGATATTAATCCGCTTAGTATGATGTAA